The Polyangium mundeleinium genome contains the following window.
GCGCCGCGGGGATTCCGACATGGAGGAGTTGCCCTTGCTCGACTTCTCGTCGGGGTATGTCCAGCGCGCGGTCGGCGCGTTCCCGCGGCAGGGCTCGAAGAAGCCGTGGAAGGTGAATCAGAATTACCTGCTGGACATCGCGGCCTTGCGATTCGGGGAGGTGGACGACGGCACGATGGAGTTTGCCGGGACGACCTCCGCGGGCGCCGAGGTGCGCTCCCACGCGGGGGCGACGTCCTAAACGCCGTACACCTTGCGGAGCGCTTCGAGCAGCGCTCGCCCGCGGGGAGCGCCGAGTCCGGTGCAGGCGTTCCAGCCAGCCTCGGGCGAGGCGGCATATCCGCCGTTGTTGCCGGAGACGATGGTGCGGAAGACGTTCGCCCTCTCTTCCAATTGCAATCGATAAAGCAGCGGATTGAGGAACCCGAGGCGCCTCCCGACGCCCTGGCAGAGGCGGGCCACGAGCGCTGCGAGGAGCGGCGTGGACGCGCTCGTCCCGCCGCCGTACCGGTAGGCGCCGTCCACGAAGATGCGGTATCCGTCGAGGAAATCCGCATGGGCCGCAACGTCGGGGCAGCCGCGGCCGGCGAACGTGCTCGCCGGTTCGGTGAAGACCCAGTCGCGGAACGTGGCGAAGGTCCGGACGGGGACGGCGGCGCGGGCCTGCCATGCGGGGCGCTCGAAATAACCGCTCACGCCGCCGCTGCTGCTGCCGAGGTTGGCGGTCCTGCCCGCATGGCCATAGGCGAGGAGCATGGTGTCAGCGAGGCGATTCCACACGACCTCGTCCTTCCGGGCGCCTTCCTCGTCGAGGATCAGCGTCGTGCCCCCGCAGCACAGGACCCAGGGGCTGGAGCCCGGGAAATAGACCCGCGAGGGCGCCGAGAACATACCCTGCGCCATGGGGAAAATGGAGCCGGAGTCGCCCGAAGGAAGGCAGATCGTGATTCCCAGGATGGCGGCGATGACGAACAGCTCGTTGATCCGCGTGGCCTCGGCCCGGGTCCATACGCCGGGCAGATCCTCGGGCAGCCCCGCGCTGAGTGTGAGCACGGAGGGCCGGTTCTCGGTGTCGAAGAGCGCGGCATTGATGAGCTGGAAGTAGCTGTAGCTCGTGGTGTCGTGGTTTCCCCGCGCGCCAGAGAAATACACCACCGGACGCACGCCGGGCGCGCAGGAGAAGGCGATCTGCGCGTCCATGCTGACCTCGTAATTGGCCCAGGTGTCGTGCCCGGTCGCCCAGCGGTTGGGCCCCACGGTGAGGATCTCTGGCGCGCGCATGCCGAGGCCCTCGAAGAAGACTTGCATGTCGTCTGGGGAAAAGCCGCCGTAGAGGGAAAGCACCCCGAGGCATACGCCTTCCCCCGTGAGTTCAGCCGGGAAATCGTAAAGCTCGGCGAAGCGGGGCGGCGGGTGAAAGCGCCACGGTTTGTCAGGGGCGGCGGCCGGCGGGACCGGCGGAGCCTCGGCGCGTCTTCGGGGCGGCGGGCTGTCGTTCGTGAAGGGCGCGTTGCGGGGCAGGAAAACCCATAGGATCACACCGTCGAGGCTCGCGGGAACGGAGAGGGGTGCGTCGTGCGTGACGTCGATTTCCCCCCTGTAGGAATGGCGTTTCCATTTCACGCCGAATGCTGCCTCGAAAGATTGTGCGGTCCCGCGGAGCGTCACCGTTCGTGCAGCCCGCCGGACGTCGACCACGGAAAGATCGTGCGCGCGGGCAAACGCCTCGATCCGCGCGACATCCTCCGCGCTCGCTGCGTAGGTGGCCGCATAACGCTCGTGCGACCAGGGGTCGCGGGTGCGGACCACGCTCCAGGCGGTCTCCACGAGCGGCGGAGAGCCCTCCGGGGTGCGCAACCAAAGCACGGCGGTCATGATTTCGTCGGGGGAGACGTCACCCTTGAGCATGGCGCCGACGAGGGGCGGTCGGGCGCTGTCCTCGATGTCGACACGATCGATGCTCATTCCTCGCTCTCCTCGGGACGGCTGCCGAGCACGAATTCGCCCACGGTCGTCTCCGCGTAGTACTCGGTGCCGGCGGCCTTGCAGAAGAGATCCGAATCGCCCCGTCCCACGCCGCTGCAGGCGAGGTTCATCGCGGTCGCGACCAGGTAAAACGTCTGATAAAGCGCGCCTACGTTCTTGAGGGTGACCGAATACGAGATGCCCTCGTAACTCCAGGACACGCGCTGGAACCGGCTGGCCAGGCAAACGAGCACCTGTGGCAATTCGACGCGGAGTGTCGAGAGCGCGGCGCCCGTGAGCAGGGCCGTGACCTCGGGCGTGCGTCCCTGAATGCGCGAGAGGGCGTGCGCGGCGGGGTCGTAATGGTAGAGGCCCGCGTCGACGCCACGGCAGCGATTGATCGCAAGGTAGATTTCGAGGTCGTGGCAGGCGCCGCCGGAGGGGGATGGGCGCGTGGTGACGTCGTAACCGGATTCAGGCGTAGCGGGGATCTGCGCGCAGACCCGCGCGGACCGGTACAGGAATTCGCCGAGCTGCTCCACTGAAATGGGATCACGTCCCTGGACGCGCATGGTGCGCCTGCCCTCCAGCACGGCGGTGAAGGGACGATCGGCCTTGCAGAGCGCGTCGAGGTCCGGGCGAGGGAGAGAAATGGGAGGAGGGGCTGCGGTGCGCGGCGGCCGGAGGGCGGGCGGCGGCGGTACGCGGTCGCGGAAGGGGTAGGTTTTGCCGCAAGGCCAGGAATGGCGGCCGGGGCGGCTGCGGGTGTGGAACAGCAGGTCGTGGAAGGACCAGCTTGCAAGCTGGAATGCTTGTTCTTCCTCGGTATGCCCTGAAACTTCGGCCGGGATCACGAAACCGGCTGCGACGAGCAAGCCGACGAGGGTTGTCATCGCGTCGGGGCTCGCCCCGGGGACGGCGAGCGTCGCGGGCGTGGTCGCGCGGGCGAGCGCGAAGCAGAGGGCCGCGGCCCGGGCGTCCTCGATGCGCAGGAGCGCGTGACAGCGCGGTGATTCCAGCACGGGGCCCTCGCCGGCGCGGCGCTGATACGCGAAGCGGGAGAGCACGTAACGACGCGCGAGGTCGATGTCTCCGCTGCCCAGGGAAAACCAGGGCGAAATGGGGTGCAGCACCGATACCGTGGTATCGCCGTCGCGCACGACATACGCGAGCAGCGCGAGCTGCTCCAGACGGCGAAGGTGGTGGAGCAATGTCGCTACGGCGAGAGGCCCGTCCTGCGCGGCGATGCCTTCGGCCAGCGTTTCGATCGTCGGGCCCTCGGCGCAGAGGCGCTCGAATGCGGTGAGCAAAGCCTGCGGCAATGCCCCGAGCGGGATCGGGGGGAACGAGGGCGAGGTCAACTGGGCGGCGCCGCTCGCGTCCAGGCTCCAGGTGACCCCTTCGCGGAAGCGCAGGCCGAGTCGTCTTCGCCAGGTTTCCATCATGGCAACGTCTCCTCCGCAGCCCGCGCTAGACGAACATCGGGTGGGGATTCATGGATTCCTCGGGGAGAGCCGATTCGAGCAGACCCATGGCGACAGGCACGTCGTAAAGCCGGCCGGGGCCGAGGCGCGCCCAAAAATGGCGGAGCCCCGGCACGATCACCTTGACCACCACGAGGCTTGTATCGGGCCGGGTTTGATCGAGCA
Protein-coding sequences here:
- a CDS encoding S53 family peptidase, whose amino-acid sequence is MSIDRVDIEDSARPPLVGAMLKGDVSPDEIMTAVLWLRTPEGSPPLVETAWSVVRTRDPWSHERYAATYAASAEDVARIEAFARAHDLSVVDVRRAARTVTLRGTAQSFEAAFGVKWKRHSYRGEIDVTHDAPLSVPASLDGVILWVFLPRNAPFTNDSPPPRRRAEAPPVPPAAAPDKPWRFHPPPRFAELYDFPAELTGEGVCLGVLSLYGGFSPDDMQVFFEGLGMRAPEILTVGPNRWATGHDTWANYEVSMDAQIAFSCAPGVRPVVYFSGARGNHDTTSYSYFQLINAALFDTENRPSVLTLSAGLPEDLPGVWTRAEATRINELFVIAAILGITICLPSGDSGSIFPMAQGMFSAPSRVYFPGSSPWVLCCGGTTLILDEEGARKDEVVWNRLADTMLLAYGHAGRTANLGSSSGGVSGYFERPAWQARAAVPVRTFATFRDWVFTEPASTFAGRGCPDVAAHADFLDGYRIFVDGAYRYGGGTSASTPLLAALVARLCQGVGRRLGFLNPLLYRLQLEERANVFRTIVSGNNGGYAASPEAGWNACTGLGAPRGRALLEALRKVYGV
- a CDS encoding SagB family peptide dehydrogenase, with product MMETWRRRLGLRFREGVTWSLDASGAAQLTSPSFPPIPLGALPQALLTAFERLCAEGPTIETLAEGIAAQDGPLAVATLLHHLRRLEQLALLAYVVRDGDTTVSVLHPISPWFSLGSGDIDLARRYVLSRFAYQRRAGEGPVLESPRCHALLRIEDARAAALCFALARATTPATLAVPGASPDAMTTLVGLLVAAGFVIPAEVSGHTEEEQAFQLASWSFHDLLFHTRSRPGRHSWPCGKTYPFRDRVPPPPALRPPRTAAPPPISLPRPDLDALCKADRPFTAVLEGRRTMRVQGRDPISVEQLGEFLYRSARVCAQIPATPESGYDVTTRPSPSGGACHDLEIYLAINRCRGVDAGLYHYDPAAHALSRIQGRTPEVTALLTGAALSTLRVELPQVLVCLASRFQRVSWSYEGISYSVTLKNVGALYQTFYLVATAMNLACSGVGRGDSDLFCKAAGTEYYAETTVGEFVLGSRPEESEE